In one window of Bradyrhizobium diazoefficiens DNA:
- a CDS encoding NAD(P)/FAD-dependent oxidoreductase, protein MRADAPVVIIGAGHAGVQAAASLREEGFNDRILLLSGEEHLPYQRPPLSKAFMTKEKMGDALLLRGPAFYTDQRIELALGEAVEAIDRAQREVVLRSGGRLSYRHLIIATGSRVRDIPLPGAELDGVLRLRNLDDACLIREHLSSAAQVVVIGAGFIGLEFAATAVKAGAQVHVVESASRVMARAVSENISNFFRQAHGDFGCTIHFGCQVERIEGDRGRVTGVVLSEGRRLPADLVLVGIGTLALDEIAREAGLDCRNGISVDVGLTSSDETISAIGDCALRFNSFAADTTRLESVQNAVDQARVVARKLVGRTASYASLPWFWSDQGDLKLQMAGLVGDCDSSVLRGAPASRSFSVFSFKSGILRCVETVNRPGDHLAARRLIGEGVSITPKQAADSAFDIKSLFARLHSR, encoded by the coding sequence ATGCGCGCTGACGCCCCTGTAGTCATCATCGGCGCGGGCCACGCAGGAGTGCAGGCCGCTGCATCGCTGCGGGAAGAAGGCTTCAACGACCGGATACTTCTGCTTAGCGGGGAGGAACACCTGCCATATCAGCGGCCTCCCTTGTCGAAGGCGTTCATGACCAAGGAGAAAATGGGGGACGCGTTGCTGCTCCGTGGCCCCGCCTTCTACACGGACCAGCGAATCGAGCTCGCTCTGGGGGAGGCCGTCGAAGCAATCGATCGGGCGCAAAGAGAGGTCGTCCTTCGGTCGGGTGGGCGATTGAGCTACCGGCATCTGATCATCGCTACAGGCTCAAGGGTGCGCGATATTCCGTTGCCGGGCGCAGAACTCGATGGCGTGTTGAGGCTGAGAAACCTCGATGATGCGTGCCTGATCCGAGAGCACTTGTCCTCGGCGGCTCAAGTCGTCGTCATCGGAGCAGGGTTCATTGGTCTCGAATTCGCTGCCACGGCGGTCAAGGCCGGCGCGCAGGTTCATGTGGTCGAGTCGGCTTCCCGCGTTATGGCTAGGGCGGTCTCAGAGAATATCTCGAACTTCTTCAGGCAGGCCCATGGCGACTTTGGCTGCACGATTCATTTTGGGTGCCAAGTCGAGAGGATCGAAGGTGATCGAGGAAGAGTCACCGGCGTGGTCCTGTCGGAAGGTCGCAGGCTGCCTGCTGACCTTGTACTTGTGGGAATCGGAACGCTTGCTCTCGACGAGATCGCGCGGGAAGCGGGTCTCGATTGTCGCAATGGCATCAGCGTCGACGTCGGCCTAACCAGCAGCGACGAGACGATATCGGCCATCGGGGACTGCGCGTTGCGTTTCAATTCGTTCGCTGCGGATACGACGAGACTCGAATCAGTTCAGAACGCCGTAGACCAAGCACGTGTCGTGGCGCGGAAGCTGGTAGGGAGAACAGCCAGCTATGCGAGTCTTCCGTGGTTCTGGAGCGATCAGGGCGACCTGAAACTGCAGATGGCCGGGCTTGTCGGAGATTGCGATTCATCCGTCCTCCGAGGAGCGCCGGCATCGCGAAGTTTTTCCGTTTTCTCGTTCAAATCCGGCATTCTACGCTGTGTTGAGACGGTAAATCGCCCCGGCGATCATTTGGCCGCTAGGCGCCTGATCGGTGAGGGCGTCTCGATCACGCCCAAGCAGGCGGCCGATAGCGCTTTCGACATTAAGTCGCTTTTTGCCCGGCTGCACAGCCGCTAA
- a CDS encoding RraA family protein: MSTETSATLKAIGVTTLSDALDRLGIEGQCLGIMPFDRSMSLAGRAFTIQMLPVGTTGASVGDYIDDVEPGQVVVIDNNGRLDATVWGDILTMVADRRKIGGTVIDGVCRDIGRSIEVSYPIFARANTMRTGKDRVAAVSYNTPVQLSGTRVAPGDWIVGDADGVLVLPAERLEEIVRVARQIADSEAKIREAVLGGMRLDKAREQLRYHSLQSRSSR; encoded by the coding sequence ATGTCGACTGAAACCTCTGCGACCCTCAAGGCTATTGGCGTTACGACACTTTCCGATGCATTGGACCGTCTCGGTATCGAAGGGCAATGCCTCGGTATCATGCCGTTCGACCGTTCGATGAGCCTTGCTGGTCGCGCATTCACAATTCAGATGCTGCCAGTCGGCACAACGGGTGCTTCCGTCGGTGATTATATCGATGACGTCGAACCTGGACAGGTCGTCGTCATCGATAACAATGGCCGTCTGGACGCCACAGTCTGGGGGGACATCCTCACGATGGTTGCCGATCGGCGCAAAATCGGTGGAACTGTCATCGACGGTGTTTGCCGGGATATCGGCCGTAGCATCGAAGTCAGCTACCCGATCTTCGCGCGGGCGAACACGATGCGGACGGGAAAGGATCGTGTCGCTGCGGTCTCGTACAACACTCCCGTCCAGCTTTCGGGGACACGCGTCGCGCCGGGGGACTGGATTGTAGGGGACGCAGACGGCGTCCTGGTGCTCCCTGCCGAGAGGTTGGAGGAGATCGTCCGGGTCGCCAGGCAAATCGCCGACTCGGAGGCCAAGATTCGGGAGGCTGTGCTCGGCGGAATGCGCTTGGACAAGGCGCGAGAGCAGCTGCGCTACCATTCTCTGCAAAGTCGGTCGTCGCGATAG